In Coriobacteriia bacterium, the DNA window ACTCAACTGCGTCAACATGCGCAACGTGCCTCCGACGCCGGCGAACTACGCTCAACGAAGCGGACGCGCGGGACGCAGCGGGCAGCCGGCGCTGGTATTCACCTACTGCTCGGCTGGCAGCCCGCACGATCAGTACTTCTTCCGTCGGCCGGAGGAGATGGTGTCCGGACAGGTGACACCGCCTCGCCTGGACCTCTCGAACGAGGATCTTCTCAGGGCCCACGTCCACTCGATCTGGATACACGAGGCTGGCCTCGCACTGGGTCGCTCGCTCGGAAAGGTACTCGATGTCGAGGGCGATACGCCCTCGCTCGAACTGCTGCCGACAGTCCTGGAGAAGCTCGAGAACGCCACCGCGGCGACGCGAACCATCGAACGAGCTCGTCGCGTGCTCGATTCCATTCCCATGGAGATGCTGCCCGCGGACTGGAACGCCGAGCAGTGGCTGGGCGCGGTCGTTCGAGCGCTGCCGCGTGATTTCCAGGATGCGTGCGACCGGTGGCGCGAACTCTATCGCGCAGCGATGGCACAGCAGGCCCGGGCGAACCGCACCATGCTCGACGCATCGAGCTCGATGAAGGACAAGAACAGCGCCAAGGCCGCTCGTGCCGAGGCGGAGGCGCAGCTCGGGCTCTTGCTGGCCTCCAACGACCGCATCATGCAATCGGACTTCTACAGCTATCGCTACTTTGCGAGCGAGGGCTTCCTGCCGGGCTACAACTTCCCACGGCTGCCACTGTCCGCGTTCATTCCAGGCCGGCGAGGAGGCCGGGGGACCGACGAGTTCCTGTCGCGTCCGCGTTTCCTGGCTATCTCGGAGTTCGGCCCAAACGCCTACGTCTACCACGAGGGATTGCGCTACCAGATCGTGAAGGCGGTGCTGCCAGTCGAGGCCGAGGGCACGGGCACCGAGCGAATCCTGAAGCGGAGCATCAAGCTGTGCTCCGAATGCGGATACCTGCACCCCATCGAGCAGATTGCGCCCGACATCTGCGCCAGTTGCGGCGCTGAACTGCCGGCACCGGTGGACCAGCTCTTCCGGCTGACCAACGTGGGTACGCGTCGTCGCGACCGGATCAACAGCGACGAAGAGGAGCGCCAGCGCCAGGGGTTCGAGCTCACCACGGCGTTCCGCTTTGCCGAGCGCGAAGGCGAGCTCTCTAAGCGCACTGCAGTAGCCTCCTTCGACGGGGAGACCATCGCGGACCTTGCCTACGGCCATTCGGCAACACTCTGGCGCATGAATCTCGGACTGAAGCGGCGCAAGGACCAGGCCGTGAAGGGCTTCCTCATCGACGTCGATTCCGGGATGTGGGCCAAGTCAGAAGAGGTGGAGGACACGGCCGGCAAGAACGAGACCGAGCCGCAGGCCAAGCGGACCGAGCGGGTCGTGCCCTTCGTCGAGGATCGCCGGAACTGCCTCGTGTTCACGCCGACCGGCGAATGGGACTCGACGGTGATGGCGTCGCTTTCCGCCGCGCTCAAGAGCGCCATTCAGGTCACCTACCAGCTCGAGGACTCGGAGCTCGCCGTTGAGCCTCTGCCGGACCGTGCGGGCCGCCGGGCCCTGCTCTTCTACGAGGCGGCGGAAGGCGGCGCTGGCGTTCTCCGTCGTCTGGTGGAGGATCCAACCGCGCTGCCGAGGGTCGCAGCACGAGCGCTTGAGCTCTGCCATTTCGACCCGAGCGGTACCGACATGGGATACGCACGCGGAGCCAAGGAGCCTTGCACGGCGGCCTGCTACGACTGCCTGATGTCCTACTACAACCAGCCCGACCACGAGCTTCTTGACCGCTTCCAGATATCGGGCCTGCTTCTCCAGCTAGCCAAGTCCTCCGTTGAGGTCTCACCCAACGCGCTGCCGCGTGAAGAGCACTTCGAGCGCCTTATGCGACTCACGGATTCGGATCTCGAGCGGAAGTGGCTCACGACGCTGCGTGACGCCAGCCTACGGCTTCCCACCGATGCCCAGCCATTGGTCGAAGCGGCGGGGGCTCGTCCCGACTTCCTCTACCGCGATCACTCAGTCGCGATATTCATCGACGGCCCGGTTCACGATGATGAGGCCACCGCAGCAGACGATTCGGTCAAGCGCGAGGCCCTCGACGACCTTGGCTACACGATGATCGTGTTCCGCTACGACGATGACTGGCCCGCACTCCTCAAGCGATTCCCCGAAGTCTTCGGAGGTTCCAGGTGAGCTTCGCTGTCGGCGCTTTGGTGCGTGCCCGCAATCGGGAGTGGGTTGTCCTTCCGGACTCAACGGACGAACTCCTCCTGCTCAGGCCCCTCGGTGGCACAGATGAAGAGCGCGCTGGAGTCCTCACTGCCCTTGAGACTGTGGAGCCGGCCACCTTCGGGCTCCCGGACCCGGACAAGGCTGGCGATTTCCAATCAGCCAGGTTGTTGCGCGATGCCCTGCGTCTCGGGTTCCGTTCCGGCGCCGGGCCGTTCCGATCGCTTGGCCGCATCGCATGCGAGCCCCGGCCCTATCAGCTAGTGCCGCTGCTCATGGCGCTGCGCCAAGACCCCGTTCGTCTGCTCATCGCCGACGACGTCGGTATCGGCAAGACCATCGAGGCAGGACTCATCGCCCGAGAGATGCTGGACCAGGGCGAGACCACACGGCTCTCGGTCATCTGCCCTCCGCACCTCGCCGAGCAGTGGAAGCGCGAGCTGTCCGAGAAGTTCCACATCGATGCCGAGCTCGTGCTGGCCTCGACCGCGCGTCGCTTGGAGCGGGGTCTCGAACACGGCGAGTCGCTCTTCTCCCACTATCCCTTCACCGTGGTCTCCCTCGACTTCATCAAGACCGACCAGCACCGTGATTCCTTCCTGCGCGCGGCCCCGGAGCTCATCATCGTGGATGAGGCGCACACCTGTGCGTTCGGCGCTCAGGAGCGGGGCAGGATGCAGCGATTCGAGCTGCTTCAGGCCCTGGCAAAGGACCCAAAGCGCCACATTCTGCTCGTGACTGCCACCCCCCACAGCGGCAAACAGAATGCGTTTCGTTCGCTGCTTGAGCTGCTAGAACCGTCACTCGCGAACATGCCCGACGAACTCACGGGCGCCGAGAACTCCATCTATCGACGTGAGCTCGCCAAGTACCTCGTCCAGCGGCGTCGAGGTGACATCCAGCGGTATCTGGAGACCGACACTGCGTTTCCTAAGCGCAAGGATGCCGAGCTGACCTACGCTCTCTCCCCCGAGTACCACCAGCTCTTCGAGGACGCCGTTGCCTACGCGAAGAACAGCGCCAGCAAGGGCGGTGACGAGCGCACGAAACGCCTGCGCTGGTGGGCGCTCGTCAGTCTCCTGCGGTCAATCGGGTCCTCGCCGGCCGCTGCGGCCGAGACGCTGCGCAACCGTGCTCCCGGTCTCGACACGGAGAACGTCGACCAGCTCGATGAGCTGGGTCGCAGCATGGTGCTGGGCTTCGAGGAAGACGAGACCGAGTCCAGCGACGTAGTTCTGGGTGCGGAGCTCGACGAGAAGGTGGGCTTCAGCAGCTCCGAGCGCAAGCAACTCCGTGAGCTCGCAGACCGTGCCGAGCTGCTCAAGGGAGACAAGGACCCTAAGCTCACGGGCGTCGTGAAGATAGTGAAAGACCTGCTGAAGGATGGCTTCAACCCAATCGTGTTCTGCTACTACATCCCGACTGCGGAGTACGTGGCCGAGGAGCTGCGCTCGCGCTTGCCCAAGAAGGTCGCGGTCGAGGCCGTCACCGGAAGGCTCGCACCCGAGGGGCGTGAGGCCCGTATCGAGGAGCTCGCCGAGCACGAACAGCGCGTCCTGGTCGCCACCGACTGCCTGAGCGAGGGAGTGAACCTCCAGAACGTCTTCGACGCCGTCGTCCACTACGACATGTCGTGGAATCCCACCACCCACGAACAGCGCGAGGGCCGGGTAGACCGCTTTGGCCAGCTCAACCCCGAGGTTCGGGTGGTCACCTATTTCGGCAAGGACAACCCGATAGACGGAATCGTGTTGAACGTCCTGATTCGCAAGCACAAGGCGATCCGAAATGCGCTAGGAGTCTCGGTCCCGGTTCCCGCGGGGTCCGAGACGGTGGTCGAGGCGATCTTCGAGGGACTCGTCATCCGCGAGGCGAGTGGTGCGAGAGGCGAGCAGCTCCAGCTCGACATGGCGGAGTTCATCAAGCCCAAGCAGATGCAGCTCGATGCCGAGTGGGACGCAGCCGAAAACCGCGAGAAGCGCTCGCGCACCGTCTTCGCGCAGGAAACCATCAAGCCGGATGAGGTCGCGGCTAGGCTCGCAGAGGTGGTCGAGCAACTTGGCTCCCAAGTGGAGGTTCGCGAGTTTGTGATTGCTGCGCTCAAGGCAGCGGGCGCGCGAGTGAGTGGTGTGGGCGTGCTCGCGGTTGACCTTCGCGAAGCGAGAGTCGACCTCCGCGACCTCATCGGTCGCGAGAGGAAGAGCCTCGAGATCGCCTTCGAGCCCTCCGCGAAGCCGGAGCAGATCTACCTTCATCGCACGCACCCAATCGTCGAAGCCATCGCCACATGGGTGCTCGACACCGCGCTGGACGATATTGCGGTTGGGCCTGCGCAAAGGGCTGGCGTCATGCGCACGGATGCGGTCTCGGTGCGAACTACGCTTCTGCTCACGCGCTATAGATTCTCAGTCGATGCGAAGCGCGGTGATGCCGAGCGTCGCCTTCTTGCAGAAAGCTCAGGCATGCTCGCATTCCGAGGCTCACCGACATCTCCAGAATGGCTCGGCGCAGATGAGATCGCCGCACTACTGAAGGCACGGCCATCCGGCAACGTGGTTGGCGCGAGTGAGTCGATCCGCAAAGTGCTGGACGCCTACCCGGGACAGCTTGCCGCCTTCGTGGATTCCGACGCAGGGGTGCGGGCGACGGCGCTGGAGTCGGAATACCGCGAGATGCGTGAGGCCGCACGCCTGAAGGGCGTGAGCTATCGAGTGACCCATCTGCCACCAGACGTTCTAGGCGTCTACGTGTTCGTCCCGCAGACCGCCGGACAGGTGAGCTGACCATGGCCCGGACGCAGAGCACATTCAGCACTGTTCGCACTGAAGGCTCGCTCCTGCCGGCAGACTTCCTCCAGCGTCTGCTGACACCGAAGTCGGACATCGAAGGGCTTCGTTCCGAGGACTACCACCTTGTGGGGCGCGAACGGATTGATGACGCGGCCAGCCGTTCATGGCTCAGGCTTGTAGGGGCCTGGTCCGCATTCCGCGGCCAACTCCAGCGTCTGTCTACCGACGACACTGCAACCACTATTACGCGCGAGAAGTGGCTCTACGTGCTCTTTTCCGAACTCAACTACGGTCGTTTGGAGGCAGCCAGGGGCATCACCGCCGAGGGCAAGCCGTATCCTGTCTCTCATCTTTCCGGGAGCGTGCCGCTGCACCTCGTAGGCGCGAATATCGACCTCGACAAGCGCACGAAGGGGGCTGCTGGAGCTGCAACGATGAGCCCCCATGGTCTCGTCCAGGAGCTGCTCAATCGCTCTGATGGCTACCTCTGGGGCGTTGTCTCGAACGGTCGGATCCTGCGCGTCCTTCGGGACAACGCAGCCATGACGCGACAGGCGTTCGTGGAGTTCGATTTGGAGGCGATGCTCGAGGGCCAGGAGTATCACGACTTCGTGTTGCTCTGGATGCTGCTCCACCAGTCGCGCCTCGAGGGGGAGCGACCCGAAGAGTGTTGGCTTGAGAAGTGGGTTGCGACCAACCGCTCCCAGGGCACGCGCGCACTGGACGCATTGCGCGGCGGCGTGGAAGCCGCCATCACAGCGTTGGGCACTGGACTGGTCTCGCACCGAGGCAACAGCAACCTGAAGACCGCCCTGCGTGATGGCGATCTCGACAAACACGACCTCTACCGGCAAGTCCTCCGCGTCGTCTATCGCCTGATTTTCCTCTTTGCGACAGAGGACCGCGAGCTGGTCTTCTCCCCCGGGGCGACACGAGAAGCGAAAGACCGCTATCTCAAGTACTACTCAGTGTCTCGCCTTCGCCGACTCGCAGAACGCAGGCGAGGCGACGGACAGTCCGACCTATGGCAACAGCTCCTGCTCACATTCGAGCTGTTCGCCACGGGCGAGGGTGAAAGCTCGCTGGGCGTGCCCTTCGTCGGAGGGCTATTCCGAGACAACGATCCGCTGCTGGCGAATTCGCAAGTGTCGAACCTTCATCTACTGGAGGCCATCCGTGCCCTTACCTCGGTTCTCGACGGCAAGGCGCGGCGCCGTGTGGACTACCGGAATCTCGGGGCGGAGGAGCTTGGCAGCGTCTACGAATCGCTTCTTGAACAGCACCCGAACCTCAACCTAGAGACGGGCTCGTTTGAACTCGGGACTGCTGCCGGATCTGAGCGCAAGACCACGGGCAGCTACTACACGCCGAGCTCGCTTATCGGCTTGCTACTCGACTCCGCTCTGGAGCCCGTGCTCGAGGAGCGAATCGAGACAGCGCGCAAGGAAAAGCGTGACGTCGAGGAGGCCATTCTTGACCTTAAGGTGTGCGATCCAGCATGCGGCTCCGGGCATTTCCTCATCGCCGCCGCGCATCGAATCGCTCGGGAGCTCGCCAAGGTTCGGACCGGCGATGACGAGCCTTCACCCTCTGCCCAGCGCCATGCGCTGCGCGACGTAGTCTCGCGCTGCATCTACGGTGTGGACATTAACCCGATGGCGGTTGAGCTCGCCAAGGTGGGGCTCTGGCTTGAGGCTATCGAGCCCGGAAAACCGCTATCGTTTCTCGATCATCACCTCAAGCAGGGCAACTCGCTTCTAGGTGCTACACCGGCGTTGATTGATATGGGGATTCCGGACGAGGCCTTCGTGCCCATCGAAGGTGACGACAAGAAGATCGCTTCCTCGTACAAGGCACGCAACAAGTCGGCACGTGGCGGTCAGATGGATCTACTCGCGGCAGAGGAGCCGAGTGACTATGGAGCGCGGCTCGCTGACGATCTAGCACGCATCGATGCTATGTCCGACGAGACACCGGAGCGGCTAGCGGACAAGGAGTCGGCCTTCAGCGCATTCTCACGGTCCGCACTGTACTCGGACTCGAAGCTCGTGGCTGATGCCTACTGTGCCGCCTTCGTGTGGCCTGCTGCCACTGGCGCGCCGGCTCCGATTACGCAGGGCGTTCTTGAAGGACTCCGCGGCGGCACTAACCCGCTCAGCGCGGATTCGAGCACTACCGTGGCGGCGCTCGCCGACGTGTACGAGTGGTTCCACTGGCACCTGCAGTTTCCCGACGTATTCCTCACATCGGCACGCTATTCATCGGCTTTCCCTGATGGCTGGGCTGGAGGGTTTGACTGTGTTCTCAGCAACCCGCCATGGGAGCAGATGGAGGTTGACGAGAAGGAGTATTTCGCCGAGCGCGAGCCTCGGATCGCTGGAGCGCGTAACTCGCATGCCCGCAAGCAGCTGATAGCGAAGCTGTCGACGGAAGACCCATCGCTGATCGAGGCGTTCGTGGCGGAACGCCGGCGTGTGGCGGGGGCAGTTCATTTTGCGAGGGCTTCGGGGCGCTTTCCGCTTTCGGCAATGGGCAGACCCAACACGTATCGACTGTTTGCGGAGGCGATGACCTCGATAGCCGGCGGCGACGGCCGTATCGGCTGCGTACTGCCCACGAGCATTGCCACAGACGACATGACGAAGGTGTTCTTCGGAGCTCAGGTGGCGTTGGGAACTCTCGTGAGCCTCTATGACTTCGAGAACAAGCGACGAATCTTCCCTGCGGTGGGCACCGTCTTCCACTTCTGCCTTCTCACGATGACGGGTGGAGCACGACGAGACCAGCCCGCCGAGTTCGCATTCAACCTACTGGCGGTGCAGCAAGTCCGGGATAGCGACCGTGTGTATCGGCTGTCCGCCGGTGAAGTCGCTTTGGTGAATCCCCTGACGCGGACCGCCCCGATGTTCGCGAGTCGCGACGACGCCGACGTTGCGTTACGCATCTACTCGTCCGTCGACGCCCTCAATGCAAGCCCGCAAGAGCCCGGTGGCGCTTGGAGCATTCGTCTGCGCCAGGGTCTGTTCAACATGGCTACCGACTCGGGGCTGTTCAGAGTGCTGGAGGACCTCGAGGCAGCGGGCTACCAGCGGCACTCGAATCGCTTCGAACTCGAAGATGCCCTTCTGCTTCCACTCTATGAAGCGAAGCTGTTCACTCAGTATGATTATCGATTCGGGACCTTCGAAGGGATTCCGGCTAGCAAACGATTCGGCGTGAAGGCGGCGCCCGATCGCGTGGATGGGTGCCGTCACGGAGATGCATCGTTCGCGGTGATGCCCCGCTACTGGGTCTCAAGCGAGGCGGTGCAAGGGCGTGTGGGCGATGAATGGGAATACGAGTGGATGCTCGCCTGGAGGAACGTCACCCGGGGTCAGGCGAGCGCAAGGTCCCTAATTGTGGGGGTCATCCCCATGGTCGGAGTGGGCCATTCGGCGCCCGTCATTTTCCCTCGCCAGCCGCCGGCTCTGATTGCCGGGCTCGTGGCGATGCTGAACTCCTTCGTTGTGGACTACGCGGCGCGACTGAAGCTCGCTGGTCCCAATCTCACATTCGGGATCCTGAACCAGCTACCGGTGCTGCCTCCGCAGGCCTTGATCGATCGAGGTGATGCGCGTTTCGGGCCCAAGTGGTTCGCGGAGCGCGTTCTCGAGTTGGTCTACACCTCAGCAGAGATGGAGCCGTTCGCGCGCGACTTGGCCTATGAGGGAGAGCCCTTTGCCTGGGACGAGGCGCGCCGGTTCGAACTTCGATGTCAGATTGACGCTGCGGTGTT includes these proteins:
- a CDS encoding helicase-related protein gives rise to the protein MSFAVGALVRARNREWVVLPDSTDELLLLRPLGGTDEERAGVLTALETVEPATFGLPDPDKAGDFQSARLLRDALRLGFRSGAGPFRSLGRIACEPRPYQLVPLLMALRQDPVRLLIADDVGIGKTIEAGLIAREMLDQGETTRLSVICPPHLAEQWKRELSEKFHIDAELVLASTARRLERGLEHGESLFSHYPFTVVSLDFIKTDQHRDSFLRAAPELIIVDEAHTCAFGAQERGRMQRFELLQALAKDPKRHILLVTATPHSGKQNAFRSLLELLEPSLANMPDELTGAENSIYRRELAKYLVQRRRGDIQRYLETDTAFPKRKDAELTYALSPEYHQLFEDAVAYAKNSASKGGDERTKRLRWWALVSLLRSIGSSPAAAAETLRNRAPGLDTENVDQLDELGRSMVLGFEEDETESSDVVLGAELDEKVGFSSSERKQLRELADRAELLKGDKDPKLTGVVKIVKDLLKDGFNPIVFCYYIPTAEYVAEELRSRLPKKVAVEAVTGRLAPEGREARIEELAEHEQRVLVATDCLSEGVNLQNVFDAVVHYDMSWNPTTHEQREGRVDRFGQLNPEVRVVTYFGKDNPIDGIVLNVLIRKHKAIRNALGVSVPVPAGSETVVEAIFEGLVIREASGARGEQLQLDMAEFIKPKQMQLDAEWDAAENREKRSRTVFAQETIKPDEVAARLAEVVEQLGSQVEVREFVIAALKAAGARVSGVGVLAVDLREARVDLRDLIGRERKSLEIAFEPSAKPEQIYLHRTHPIVEAIATWVLDTALDDIAVGPAQRAGVMRTDAVSVRTTLLLTRYRFSVDAKRGDAERRLLAESSGMLAFRGSPTSPEWLGADEIAALLKARPSGNVVGASESIRKVLDAYPGQLAAFVDSDAGVRATALESEYREMREAARLKGVSYRVTHLPPDVLGVYVFVPQTAGQVS
- a CDS encoding N-6 DNA methylase; protein product: MARTQSTFSTVRTEGSLLPADFLQRLLTPKSDIEGLRSEDYHLVGRERIDDAASRSWLRLVGAWSAFRGQLQRLSTDDTATTITREKWLYVLFSELNYGRLEAARGITAEGKPYPVSHLSGSVPLHLVGANIDLDKRTKGAAGAATMSPHGLVQELLNRSDGYLWGVVSNGRILRVLRDNAAMTRQAFVEFDLEAMLEGQEYHDFVLLWMLLHQSRLEGERPEECWLEKWVATNRSQGTRALDALRGGVEAAITALGTGLVSHRGNSNLKTALRDGDLDKHDLYRQVLRVVYRLIFLFATEDRELVFSPGATREAKDRYLKYYSVSRLRRLAERRRGDGQSDLWQQLLLTFELFATGEGESSLGVPFVGGLFRDNDPLLANSQVSNLHLLEAIRALTSVLDGKARRRVDYRNLGAEELGSVYESLLEQHPNLNLETGSFELGTAAGSERKTTGSYYTPSSLIGLLLDSALEPVLEERIETARKEKRDVEEAILDLKVCDPACGSGHFLIAAAHRIARELAKVRTGDDEPSPSAQRHALRDVVSRCIYGVDINPMAVELAKVGLWLEAIEPGKPLSFLDHHLKQGNSLLGATPALIDMGIPDEAFVPIEGDDKKIASSYKARNKSARGGQMDLLAAEEPSDYGARLADDLARIDAMSDETPERLADKESAFSAFSRSALYSDSKLVADAYCAAFVWPAATGAPAPITQGVLEGLRGGTNPLSADSSTTVAALADVYEWFHWHLQFPDVFLTSARYSSAFPDGWAGGFDCVLSNPPWEQMEVDEKEYFAEREPRIAGARNSHARKQLIAKLSTEDPSLIEAFVAERRRVAGAVHFARASGRFPLSAMGRPNTYRLFAEAMTSIAGGDGRIGCVLPTSIATDDMTKVFFGAQVALGTLVSLYDFENKRRIFPAVGTVFHFCLLTMTGGARRDQPAEFAFNLLAVQQVRDSDRVYRLSAGEVALVNPLTRTAPMFASRDDADVALRIYSSVDALNASPQEPGGAWSIRLRQGLFNMATDSGLFRVLEDLEAAGYQRHSNRFELEDALLLPLYEAKLFTQYDYRFGTFEGIPASKRFGVKAAPDRVDGCRHGDASFAVMPRYWVSSEAVQGRVGDEWEYEWMLAWRNVTRGQASARSLIVGVIPMVGVGHSAPVIFPRQPPALIAGLVAMLNSFVVDYAARLKLAGPNLTFGILNQLPVLPPQALIDRGDARFGPKWFAERVLELVYTSAEMEPFARDLAYEGEPFAWDEARRFELRCQIDAAVFHLYGVALADVEHIMDTFTVIRAAEAARFGGYRTKHRILELFDEYSN